Proteins encoded within one genomic window of Haladaptatus sp. QDMS2:
- a CDS encoding antibiotic ABC transporter permease, producing MARSDERTVRPEELLAATLRYARARSYTGWDYADGMSSRLLAALPVENRWLNFVVQEGIKRAPINLRPLFLVERRQSFKGSALFALANRRASQLGLDDVDYDAEARGLADWLVANQRPGYHGFCGGHAHVLQELGGKRQPTEGDVVSTTYGVRSLLELAAFDPTYAQVAESAAAFLTTDLNYTETGDEAYVTYVAAEEATFHTLNAIALAGSCFVDLYAHTGDETYAEKATKLLAFVVARQQPIGGWYYRDPRETSHLSMDGHHNGFIIECLQHYAAVVNADRFETALDVGLAFYRTRLFDPDGAPRWDERRAFPRDVHAAAQGILVFTRAGDLNFAGRILQWTVRNLYLGDGRFAFRCGRFYTRRVVLMRWAEAWMAYAIAEFAHARSKAALEPTSERAGSP from the coding sequence ATGGCTCGCTCTGACGAGCGGACGGTTCGACCCGAGGAGCTGCTCGCGGCCACCCTCCGCTACGCTCGCGCCCGGTCGTACACCGGCTGGGACTACGCAGACGGGATGAGTAGCCGCCTGCTCGCCGCGCTTCCGGTCGAGAATCGGTGGCTGAACTTCGTCGTTCAAGAGGGAATCAAGCGCGCTCCCATCAATCTGCGACCGCTGTTCCTCGTCGAGCGACGCCAATCGTTCAAGGGGAGCGCCCTGTTCGCTCTCGCGAATCGACGGGCGAGCCAACTTGGTCTCGACGACGTGGATTACGACGCGGAGGCGCGCGGACTCGCAGATTGGCTCGTCGCCAATCAGAGACCCGGCTATCACGGCTTCTGCGGCGGTCACGCACACGTCCTGCAGGAGTTGGGAGGGAAGCGACAACCCACGGAGGGTGACGTCGTTTCGACGACCTACGGCGTCCGGTCGCTGCTCGAACTGGCTGCGTTCGACCCGACGTACGCGCAGGTCGCGGAGAGCGCCGCAGCGTTTCTCACGACCGACCTCAACTACACCGAAACAGGCGACGAAGCGTACGTCACCTACGTCGCCGCTGAGGAGGCGACGTTCCACACCCTGAATGCCATCGCGCTCGCGGGAAGCTGTTTCGTGGACCTCTACGCCCACACTGGTGACGAGACGTACGCCGAGAAGGCCACGAAACTCCTCGCGTTCGTCGTGGCCCGTCAACAACCGATTGGCGGGTGGTACTATCGTGACCCCCGCGAAACGTCACACCTCTCGATGGACGGCCACCACAACGGCTTCATCATCGAGTGCCTCCAGCACTACGCGGCCGTGGTCAATGCAGACCGGTTCGAGACGGCACTCGACGTGGGACTCGCATTCTACCGTACTCGCCTGTTCGACCCGGACGGCGCACCTCGCTGGGACGAACGGCGGGCCTTTCCACGGGACGTCCACGCGGCCGCACAGGGCATTCTCGTGTTCACGCGGGCCGGTGACCTCAACTTCGCCGGGCGCATCCTCCAGTGGACGGTTCGGAACCTGTACCTGGGGGACGGGCGGTTCGCGTTCCGTTGCGGTCGGTTCTACACCAGACGGGTCGTATTGATGCGGTGGGCCGAAGCGTGGATGGCCTACGCCATCGCGGAGTTCGCTCACGCTCGCTCGAAAGCCGCCCTTGAACCGACGTCAGAGCGGGCCGGGTCTCCCTGA
- a CDS encoding SRPBCC domain-containing protein, giving the protein MDELTTSIDIDAPPETVWRVLTDFDHYPEWNDFMHIAGRPTVGTRLHITPGPAAGRSPSFKPEVLRADANRELRWLGHLYVRGLFDGEHRFEITDLGDGTSRLTQAERFSGVLVGLFNRFFGDQTERNFHGVNAALKERAESMAKADGADAAA; this is encoded by the coding sequence ATGGACGAACTCACCACCAGTATCGACATCGACGCGCCGCCGGAGACGGTCTGGCGGGTGCTCACCGACTTCGACCACTACCCCGAGTGGAACGACTTCATGCACATCGCCGGACGCCCGACCGTCGGAACGCGGTTGCACATCACGCCCGGCCCCGCGGCGGGGCGCTCGCCGTCGTTCAAACCGGAAGTCCTCAGAGCGGACGCAAACCGCGAACTGCGATGGCTCGGCCACCTCTACGTCCGGGGACTGTTCGACGGCGAACACCGCTTCGAAATCACCGACCTCGGCGACGGCACGTCACGGCTGACGCAGGCAGAGCGGTTCTCGGGGGTCCTCGTCGGCCTGTTCAATCGCTTCTTCGGCGACCAGACCGAGCGCAACTTCCACGGCGTGAACGCGGCACTCAAGGAACGAGCAGAATCGATGGCAAAAGCAGACGGCGCGGACGCGGCGGCCTAA
- a CDS encoding AI-2E family transporter, producing MTDTSNTDAGTPAERSRILRALQQSEMRRDRAGLWVVALVLFLTLAYVTWQFVGTVVLGLFIYYVTRPVFKQVNRRIQRRLYAVVVTLTLVAIPVLFLVGWAIAIIINTLSQYLDAERQAELTALIAPYIDLTTVLQDSEETIRLLITDPSQLADSGLGDVLGQVTDVLLASLATLLNVSFHAFIALLIAFFLLKDDYRFVAWGRQTILRRDSPLEHYFRTVDADLRSIYFGNILNALATGLLGVVTYVVLNLFAPAPVRIPEPVLVGMLVGVGSLVPVIGMKIVWVPVAALLFARAALVAPEALWFPVVFSVVSIVVVDTIPDQLLRPYVSGRSLHIGAVILAYTFGPLLFGWYGIFLGPLILAVVYEFGRIVFPWLVDPTYEPRPAPVVKAEDPATEATDQPDSAAAPEGSESA from the coding sequence ATGACAGACACTTCCAACACAGACGCCGGTACACCTGCCGAGCGGTCGCGCATCTTGCGAGCGTTACAGCAGAGCGAGATGAGACGCGACCGGGCGGGGCTGTGGGTCGTCGCGCTAGTGTTGTTTCTCACGCTCGCGTACGTCACCTGGCAGTTCGTGGGGACCGTCGTCCTCGGGCTGTTCATCTACTACGTGACGCGGCCCGTGTTCAAGCAGGTGAACAGACGCATCCAGCGACGGCTGTACGCCGTCGTCGTGACGCTTACGTTGGTCGCGATTCCCGTGCTGTTCCTCGTCGGCTGGGCGATCGCCATCATCATCAACACGCTGTCGCAGTACCTCGATGCGGAGCGGCAGGCCGAGCTGACAGCGCTCATCGCCCCGTACATCGACCTGACGACCGTACTCCAGGATTCTGAGGAGACGATTCGATTGCTCATCACGGACCCCAGTCAACTCGCCGACTCGGGACTTGGCGACGTACTCGGGCAGGTGACGGACGTGCTGCTCGCCTCGCTCGCGACGCTACTGAACGTGAGTTTCCACGCCTTCATCGCCCTGCTCATCGCCTTCTTCCTCCTGAAAGACGACTACCGATTCGTCGCCTGGGGACGGCAGACGATTCTCCGGCGCGACAGCCCGCTCGAACACTACTTCAGGACGGTCGATGCCGACCTCCGGTCGATTTATTTCGGCAACATCCTGAACGCGCTCGCCACCGGCCTGCTCGGGGTGGTCACGTACGTCGTACTCAATCTGTTCGCCCCGGCCCCGGTGCGCATTCCCGAACCGGTGCTCGTCGGAATGCTCGTCGGCGTCGGCAGCCTCGTCCCGGTCATCGGTATGAAAATCGTCTGGGTGCCCGTCGCGGCCCTCCTGTTCGCTCGTGCGGCGCTCGTCGCCCCCGAAGCACTCTGGTTCCCGGTGGTGTTCAGCGTCGTCTCCATCGTCGTCGTGGACACCATCCCAGACCAGTTGCTGCGCCCCTACGTGAGCGGACGGTCGCTCCACATCGGGGCGGTGATTCTCGCCTACACCTTCGGCCCCCTGCTGTTCGGGTGGTACGGCATCTTCCTCGGCCCACTCATCCTCGCCGTGGTCTACGAGTTCGGCCGAATCGTCTTCCCGTGGCTGGTGGACCCGACGTACGAACCGCGACCAGCACCCGTCGTCAAAGCCGAAGACCCCGCAACCGAAGCGACAGACCAGCCGGATTCGGCGGCTGCCCCAGAGGGGAGTGAGTCTGCCTGA
- a CDS encoding nucleotide sugar dehydrogenase — MNGLYNSAESHADQHQALVTGQVPVSVFGLGKMGLPLAACYAAATSNVIGVDVNAAVVEAINRGECPIEREPGLDELVAELVADGKLRATTEAETAVAEARIHVVIVPTPITEEKDPNLSILEDAVSKIGRGLKPGDLVVIECTVPPGTSKNLVVPLLEAESGLDFGEFGVAFCPERTSSGRALEDIRGAYPKVVGGVDAESARVAELIYREINTNDVLVVSDATTAEAVKLFEGLYRDVNIALANELARHAGDLDVDVNEAIEVANSQPFCHLHSPGPGVGGHCIPYYPYFVMRRVSGDMPLLRTAREVNDSMPEFTAGKMRDELDAAGRDIADSTILVLGLTYRPAIKETRAAPAKPLIESLRRMGANVLAVDPILDDTSEFDAVRVHLDQPETYDVDGVILVTPHEEFDAIDWDRFADVVVIDGRGTLHGRAADHRVYTIGSK, encoded by the coding sequence ATGAACGGCCTATACAATTCAGCAGAATCGCACGCAGACCAGCACCAGGCGCTCGTAACCGGGCAGGTTCCCGTCTCGGTCTTCGGACTCGGGAAGATGGGACTCCCGCTCGCGGCCTGCTACGCAGCAGCCACGAGCAACGTCATCGGCGTCGACGTGAACGCAGCGGTGGTCGAAGCCATCAACCGCGGAGAGTGCCCCATCGAGCGCGAACCCGGCCTCGACGAACTCGTCGCCGAGTTGGTCGCAGACGGCAAACTCCGCGCCACGACGGAAGCGGAGACCGCGGTCGCAGAAGCGCGGATCCACGTCGTCATCGTGCCGACACCCATCACCGAGGAGAAGGACCCGAACCTCTCGATTCTCGAAGACGCGGTGTCGAAAATCGGCCGCGGGCTGAAGCCCGGTGACCTCGTCGTCATCGAGTGCACGGTCCCGCCAGGAACCAGCAAGAACCTCGTCGTCCCGCTGCTCGAAGCCGAAAGCGGCCTCGACTTCGGCGAGTTCGGCGTCGCGTTCTGTCCAGAGCGCACCTCCAGCGGGCGCGCTCTAGAAGACATCCGCGGGGCGTACCCCAAGGTCGTCGGCGGCGTGGACGCAGAGAGTGCTCGGGTCGCGGAACTCATCTACCGCGAAATCAACACGAACGACGTGCTGGTCGTCTCGGATGCGACCACCGCAGAGGCGGTCAAACTGTTCGAGGGACTCTACCGCGACGTAAACATCGCACTCGCGAACGAACTGGCTCGCCACGCCGGTGACCTGGACGTGGACGTAAACGAGGCCATCGAGGTCGCGAACAGCCAGCCGTTCTGCCACCTGCACTCGCCGGGCCCGGGCGTCGGGGGTCACTGCATCCCCTACTACCCGTACTTCGTGATGCGCCGGGTTTCGGGCGACATGCCCCTGCTGCGGACCGCTCGCGAGGTAAACGACAGCATGCCCGAGTTCACCGCCGGCAAGATGCGCGACGAACTCGACGCGGCTGGCCGAGATATCGCCGATTCGACCATCCTCGTGCTGGGCCTGACGTACCGCCCCGCCATCAAGGAGACGCGAGCGGCCCCCGCAAAGCCGCTCATCGAGTCGCTGCGCCGGATGGGGGCGAACGTGCTCGCGGTCGACCCGATTCTGGACGACACGAGCGAGTTCGACGCGGTTCGCGTCCACCTCGACCAGCCAGAGACTTACGACGTGGACGGCGTGATTCTCGTGACGCCACACGAGGAGTTCGACGCCATCGACTGGGACCGGTTCGCGGACGTGGTGGTGATAGACGGCCGCGGAACCCTGCACGGGCGGGCGGCCGACCACCGCGTCTACACCATCGGGAGCAAGTAG
- a CDS encoding alkaline phosphatase family protein, whose amino-acid sequence MSTQSHGRAFVLGFDGVPWDLVVRWSDAGELPNFARLFAEGAAGPLESTKPANTPVAWPAIATGTWPDRHGVYEFVKLGADYTQRPYSRNDIREPVLWEQLTPAVVGNVPLTYPPAEIDGALVTGMLTPSASARFAHPKSLEAQIRRELPDYQFELKWHEYGDRTEAFLADLERLVANRRKLMELLMEREDWRLFFFVYVAPDRLQHLVWDDDVLLNHYRTLDDILGEVMAYVEAREATLFVVSDHGFGPVSRVVSVNRLLVETGYLVPRSQTGVRGALSKLGLDKTRVLAALSRVGITDRLLVQYLPPGVLKSAAARIPGDHQLYDVDHRRTTAFLHGLGSVYVNDTARFTPGAVSPSDRPRIKAELAALLAALTDPETGAPVLSVFDGATLNPRDPNGPDLVITAREGYHVDPSLGPEVVGDVTGVAAYHRPDGIFFAWGPDVAAGVAPTEAWVVDVAPTVLHAAGEPIAKDSDGRVLTEIFAPDSETARREIKSRAYRRTQSAGIVEEDYSAVEDRLRGLGYLE is encoded by the coding sequence ATGTCCACGCAGAGCCACGGCCGGGCGTTCGTCCTCGGCTTCGACGGCGTCCCGTGGGACCTGGTCGTGCGCTGGAGCGACGCTGGCGAGTTACCGAACTTCGCCCGTCTGTTCGCGGAGGGGGCCGCCGGCCCGCTCGAAAGCACGAAACCGGCGAACACGCCCGTCGCCTGGCCAGCCATCGCCACCGGAACGTGGCCCGACCGCCACGGCGTCTACGAGTTCGTGAAACTGGGCGCGGACTACACCCAGCGACCCTACTCGCGAAACGACATCCGCGAGCCAGTGCTCTGGGAGCAACTCACCCCGGCAGTCGTGGGCAACGTCCCGCTCACCTACCCGCCGGCCGAAATCGACGGGGCGCTCGTGACGGGGATGCTCACGCCCTCGGCCTCGGCGCGGTTCGCCCACCCCAAATCGCTCGAAGCGCAGATACGCCGCGAGCTTCCGGACTACCAGTTCGAACTCAAGTGGCACGAGTACGGCGACCGGACCGAGGCGTTCCTCGCGGACCTCGAACGCCTCGTCGCCAACCGCCGAAAGCTCATGGAATTGCTCATGGAGCGCGAGGACTGGCGACTGTTCTTCTTCGTGTACGTCGCTCCCGACCGCCTCCAGCACCTCGTCTGGGACGACGACGTGCTCCTCAACCACTACCGGACGCTCGACGACATCCTCGGTGAGGTCATGGCTTACGTCGAGGCGCGCGAGGCGACGCTGTTTGTGGTTTCAGACCACGGCTTTGGCCCCGTCTCCCGCGTAGTGAGCGTGAACCGCCTGCTCGTCGAAACGGGCTACCTCGTTCCGCGGTCCCAGACCGGGGTGCGAGGAGCGCTCTCGAAACTCGGCCTCGACAAGACTCGCGTCCTCGCAGCCCTCTCGCGGGTCGGCATCACCGACCGCCTACTGGTGCAGTACCTCCCGCCGGGCGTCCTCAAGTCGGCGGCAGCGCGCATCCCGGGCGACCACCAGCTGTACGACGTGGACCACCGACGAACGACCGCCTTCCTCCACGGCCTCGGGAGCGTCTACGTCAACGACACGGCGCGGTTTACGCCCGGCGCGGTCTCCCCGTCGGACCGCCCTCGAATCAAGGCCGAACTCGCCGCGCTGCTCGCAGCCCTGACCGATCCCGAGACGGGAGCGCCCGTCCTGTCGGTGTTCGACGGCGCGACGCTCAATCCTCGCGACCCGAACGGTCCTGACCTCGTCATCACCGCTCGCGAAGGCTACCACGTAGACCCGTCGCTCGGCCCCGAAGTCGTCGGCGACGTGACCGGCGTCGCGGCGTACCACAGACCAGACGGCATCTTCTTCGCGTGGGGACCGGACGTCGCGGCAGGCGTCGCCCCTACCGAGGCGTGGGTGGTGGACGTCGCGCCGACCGTGCTCCACGCCGCGGGCGAACCGATTGCGAAGGATTCAGACGGGCGCGTCCTCACAGAAATCTTCGCCCCCGACTCCGAGACGGCACGACGGGAAATCAAGTCACGCGCCTACCGGCGAACCCAATCTGCCGGCATCGTCGAGGAAGATTATTCCGCGGTCGAAGACCGCCTGCGCGGACTGGGCTACCTCGAATGA
- a CDS encoding glycosyltransferase family 4 protein yields the protein MSVSDMGSVEVLVVGPASKETGGIARYIAAQVSYLPRTVRTRVYDVAPASDGTGAWWLTKEVFRAGLRAVRFPFQSRPDVVHVHTSHWRSFYLSSWFVLVASYLWRRPVVLHVHGSEFDDFVERASRPSRLLLSRVFAAAAAVVVLSAYWRDVLRPVAGTTPLLVLPNAVDPDEYDPHFDVTPPHVAFVSNHVPRKGLREFVDAVTACKREGLDFRVTIAGRGPLSHFAEALAETTPDVTYRGFVSEAAKRDLLAESSIYVLPTHAEGLPIAILEAMAGGNAIISTPVGSIPELVGAEGGILVQPGDGEELAAALGSLVAAPETVRQMAETNRRLVEQEYTWQGVAANLTALYAGLAGGQPVGETTETDPLVVE from the coding sequence ATGTCAGTTAGTGACATGGGTTCGGTCGAGGTGCTGGTCGTCGGGCCGGCGAGCAAGGAGACGGGTGGGATAGCCAGATACATCGCCGCGCAGGTGTCGTACTTGCCGAGAACGGTTCGCACCCGGGTCTACGACGTGGCTCCGGCCTCGGACGGAACCGGCGCGTGGTGGCTCACAAAAGAGGTGTTTCGGGCAGGGTTGCGCGCGGTTCGGTTCCCGTTCCAGTCACGACCCGACGTCGTCCACGTCCACACCTCCCACTGGCGGTCGTTTTACCTCTCGTCGTGGTTCGTCCTCGTCGCCAGCTACCTCTGGCGGCGGCCCGTCGTCCTCCACGTCCACGGCTCCGAGTTCGATGACTTCGTAGAGCGGGCCTCTCGCCCGTCTCGTCTGCTGCTTTCTCGGGTGTTCGCTGCCGCCGCCGCGGTCGTCGTCCTCTCTGCCTACTGGCGCGACGTCCTCAGGCCGGTCGCGGGAACCACCCCGCTGCTCGTGCTCCCGAACGCGGTAGACCCGGACGAGTACGACCCCCACTTCGACGTGACGCCCCCGCACGTCGCGTTCGTCTCGAATCACGTCCCCCGAAAGGGCCTGCGCGAGTTCGTAGACGCCGTAACCGCCTGCAAGCGTGAGGGGCTCGACTTCCGGGTGACGATTGCCGGACGCGGCCCGCTCTCACACTTCGCGGAGGCACTCGCCGAGACGACGCCCGACGTGACCTACCGCGGCTTCGTGAGCGAGGCAGCGAAACGCGACCTCCTCGCAGAAAGCTCGATTTACGTGCTCCCGACGCACGCAGAGGGGTTGCCAATCGCCATCCTCGAAGCGATGGCCGGTGGGAACGCCATCATCTCGACCCCGGTGGGGAGCATCCCCGAACTCGTTGGCGCGGAGGGCGGGATTCTCGTCCAGCCGGGTGACGGAGAAGAACTCGCCGCCGCGCTCGGGTCGCTCGTGGCAGCCCCCGAAACCGTGCGACAGATGGCAGAGACGAATCGCCGACTCGTCGAACAGGAGTACACCTGGCAAGGGGTCGCAGCCAACCTCACTGCACTGTACGCGGGATTGGCGGGAGGGCAGCCAGTCGGCGAAACCACGGAGACTGACCCGCTCGTCGTCGAGTGA
- a CDS encoding DUF354 domain-containing protein gives MRYLFFTNTPAHVHLYKHAVRRLQADGHEVLILGRDYGVTVSLLEYYDLPYLVYGSCGPTKGSLLRNLPRHFARILRLAREFSPNLVFGMGSYAAFAGAVSRAPVVLILDSEPTSLDHRFSRRFATTILTPHAFRKDLGQKHFHFTGFKETAYLHPDVFVPNPGIRDLLGLDTDERFAIVRFNAFGSHHDVGHAGFSPAQRRELLTALAEYVTVFVSDESESLAFDDLPARRFDLHPGLMHDALAAADLLVADTQTMVTEAALLGTPAIRSNSWVGADDMGNFTDLAVHGLIYNVREFDTVLTLARDLVATPDAKAEWAEKRDAYIADKVNLTDLIVEVAAHMGAVEGIAQVERGAGVRPAP, from the coding sequence ATGCGATACCTGTTCTTCACGAACACTCCGGCGCACGTCCACCTCTACAAACACGCCGTGCGCCGGTTGCAGGCCGACGGCCACGAAGTGCTCATCCTGGGACGGGACTACGGCGTCACCGTTTCCTTGCTCGAATACTACGACCTGCCCTACCTCGTCTACGGGTCGTGCGGGCCGACGAAGGGGTCGCTGCTGCGCAACCTCCCGAGGCATTTTGCCCGCATCCTCCGACTCGCCCGCGAGTTCTCCCCGAACCTCGTCTTCGGGATGGGCTCGTACGCCGCCTTCGCCGGGGCCGTCTCCCGAGCACCGGTCGTCCTCATCCTCGACTCCGAGCCGACGAGCCTCGACCACCGGTTCTCCCGGCGCTTTGCGACGACCATCCTGACGCCCCACGCCTTCCGCAAGGACCTCGGCCAGAAGCACTTCCACTTTACCGGATTCAAAGAGACCGCCTACCTCCACCCGGACGTGTTCGTGCCCAACCCCGGCATCCGCGACCTGCTCGGCCTCGACACGGACGAGCGGTTCGCCATCGTCCGGTTCAATGCCTTTGGCTCCCACCACGACGTGGGCCACGCTGGCTTTTCGCCCGCCCAGCGCCGCGAACTCCTCACCGCCCTCGCCGAGTACGTCACCGTGTTCGTCTCCGACGAGTCAGAATCCCTCGCGTTCGACGACCTTCCCGCCCGCCGATTCGACTTGCACCCGGGACTGATGCACGACGCGCTCGCCGCCGCCGACCTGCTCGTCGCCGACACGCAGACGATGGTCACGGAGGCCGCCCTGCTCGGGACGCCCGCCATCCGGTCTAACTCCTGGGTCGGCGCGGACGACATGGGCAACTTCACCGACCTCGCCGTCCACGGCCTCATCTACAACGTCCGTGAGTTCGACACCGTCCTCACCCTCGCCCGCGACCTAGTCGCAACCCCCGACGCGAAAGCCGAGTGGGCCGAAAAGCGCGATGCCTACATCGCGGACAAAGTGAATCTCACCGACCTCATCGTGGAGGTGGCAGCACACATGGGCGCAGTCGAGGGAATCGCGCAGGTGGAGCGCGGTGCGGGCGTGCGACCTGCTCCATGA
- a CDS encoding glycosyltransferase family 2 protein, with amino-acid sequence MYRGQRIGVVVPAYNEVRLIGRVIETMPAFVDRIYVFNDHSTDDTWNAIQHAARVANQRVASEGEYDERVVGVNNPANMGVGGCVKHGFGLALADGIDIVARMDGDGQMDPTQLSRLLDPIIDGVADFSKGNRLWYKAYHRDMSRWRLFGNSVLTGLTKVASGYWKMVDPQNGFCALSRRTLETIPFEQLYEGYGFENDLLVMCNVYDQRLAEVAHPAVYGEEISDIHYASFVPHLSAILLRTFLWRLKMKFFVYDFHPAIFAYIIGTFGLAFGVVATLLVGSGVLTGTAGLTDGLLLFSVFLLSSLLLILAVSVDVERNADLVVLVHHKPTVGEQATEHVSVSVSSPDEESFGRQRGDVQ; translated from the coding sequence ATGTACCGCGGGCAACGCATCGGCGTTGTCGTACCCGCATACAACGAAGTGAGACTCATCGGGCGCGTCATCGAGACGATGCCCGCCTTCGTCGACCGGATTTACGTTTTTAACGACCACTCGACCGACGACACGTGGAACGCCATCCAACACGCCGCACGAGTGGCAAACCAGCGCGTTGCGAGCGAGGGCGAGTACGACGAGCGCGTCGTCGGCGTCAACAACCCCGCGAACATGGGCGTCGGTGGCTGTGTGAAACACGGGTTCGGTCTCGCGCTCGCAGACGGCATCGACATCGTTGCGCGAATGGACGGCGACGGGCAGATGGACCCGACGCAACTCTCGCGGTTGCTCGACCCTATCATCGACGGCGTCGCCGACTTTTCGAAGGGCAACCGACTGTGGTACAAGGCGTATCACCGCGACATGAGCAGATGGCGGCTGTTCGGTAACTCCGTGCTCACGGGTTTGACGAAGGTGGCGAGTGGCTACTGGAAGATGGTGGACCCGCAGAACGGCTTCTGTGCGCTCTCGCGGCGGACGCTCGAAACCATCCCTTTCGAGCAACTGTACGAGGGCTACGGGTTCGAAAACGACCTGCTCGTGATGTGTAACGTCTACGACCAGCGCCTCGCTGAGGTGGCACACCCAGCCGTCTACGGCGAGGAAATAAGCGACATCCACTACGCCTCGTTCGTCCCGCATCTCTCTGCCATCCTCCTGCGGACGTTCCTCTGGCGGCTCAAGATGAAGTTCTTCGTCTACGACTTCCATCCGGCCATCTTTGCATACATCATCGGCACGTTTGGCCTGGCGTTCGGCGTCGTCGCCACGCTCCTCGTGGGTAGCGGCGTTCTCACCGGGACGGCGGGCCTGACCGACGGACTCCTGCTCTTTTCCGTGTTCTTGCTCTCCTCGCTTCTGCTCATCCTCGCCGTGAGCGTCGACGTCGAACGAAACGCCGACCTCGTGGTGCTCGTCCACCACAAGCCAACGGTCGGCGAGCAGGCGACGGAGCACGTCTCCGTCTCGGTGTCGTCACCCGACGAGGAATCGTTCGGACGGCAACGCGGTGATGTCCAGTGA
- the wecB gene encoding non-hydrolyzing UDP-N-acetylglucosamine 2-epimerase — protein sequence MKLCSVVGARPQFVKAFPVSRALAADHDEVLVHTGQHYDETMSAVFFTDLDIPEPAYNLGVGSAPHAIQTGEMMAKLDAVFDEEQPDAVLVYGDTNSTLAAALVAAKRDCVLAHVEAGLRSFNPEMPEEVNRVLTDHAADLLFAPTDTAVANLEREGITAGVHLTGDVMYDAILAVADRAMAESTVLGRFSLTDGEYILATVHRPANTDDPETLRGIVEALGDAPLPVVFPAHPRTVARLESFGLLDTAHNNLKLVSPVGYRDLVRLLAGAERVATDSGGIQKEAFFLDTPCVTLREETEWVETVDAGWNVLVGSSPDAIREGLTRAFALSEKPAPYGDGHAAEKICEVLTHEVPRLQNQ from the coding sequence GTGAAGCTCTGTTCGGTGGTCGGCGCACGCCCCCAGTTCGTGAAGGCGTTTCCCGTCTCGCGGGCGCTCGCTGCCGACCACGACGAGGTGCTCGTCCACACCGGCCAGCACTACGACGAAACCATGTCTGCGGTGTTCTTCACTGACCTCGACATCCCCGAACCGGCGTACAATCTGGGGGTGGGCTCCGCGCCTCACGCCATCCAGACGGGCGAGATGATGGCGAAACTGGACGCCGTCTTCGACGAGGAACAGCCGGACGCGGTGCTCGTCTACGGGGATACGAACTCAACGCTCGCCGCCGCGCTGGTCGCGGCCAAACGCGATTGCGTACTCGCCCACGTCGAGGCGGGCCTGCGGAGTTTCAACCCCGAGATGCCAGAAGAAGTGAACCGCGTGCTCACCGACCACGCCGCGGACCTCCTGTTCGCGCCGACCGACACCGCCGTGGCGAATCTCGAACGCGAAGGTATCACCGCGGGCGTCCACCTGACCGGCGACGTGATGTACGACGCCATCCTCGCGGTGGCCGACCGAGCGATGGCGGAATCGACGGTGTTGGGCCGATTCTCGCTCACCGACGGTGAGTACATTCTCGCAACCGTCCACCGGCCCGCGAACACGGACGACCCCGAGACGCTCCGGGGCATCGTAGAGGCGCTCGGCGACGCCCCGCTACCGGTGGTGTTCCCCGCCCACCCGCGGACGGTAGCCCGCCTCGAATCCTTCGGCCTGCTCGACACGGCCCACAACAACCTCAAACTCGTCTCGCCGGTGGGCTACCGCGACCTCGTCCGCCTACTCGCGGGCGCTGAGCGGGTTGCCACGGATTCGGGCGGCATCCAGAAAGAGGCCTTCTTCCTCGACACGCCCTGCGTCACCCTCCGCGAGGAGACCGAATGGGTGGAGACGGTCGATGCAGGATGGAACGTCCTCGTCGGATCCAGCCCGGACGCCATCCGCGAGGGCCTCACCCGGGCGTTCGCGCTGTCGGAGAAACCAGCACCCTACGGCGACGGACACGCCGCGGAGAAGATTTGTGAGGTGCTGACCCACGAAGTACCACGACTACAGAACCAGTGA